Within Petrotoga mexicana DSM 14811, the genomic segment GGGCGAAGGGGCGCTATTTATCAAGTTTTTAGAATTTCTAAAGGTGGTAAAAGTGCAAATAAAGGAGGCATGAATCATGAAACTTACTTTAAGTGATTTTGAAATTAAAATCCCAGATATCAACATCGATAACACTTCAGAAATAAAAATTGGTTCTTATCAAGATTACACCATACAAACGGATGCATGTGAAATCCTACAATTTGCCTTGGAAAGCAGTAACGATTCAAACAATGTTTTCATTGTTGGTCCAAACCGTAGTGGTAGAAGAGGTATGACTCGAAAGATCATCGAAAGAATTTCATTAACTCAAAAAGCTCCTCAAGATCTTCTGTATGTTTTTAATTTCAAAGAAGAAAAGAAACCCAAGCTATTGAAACTACCCGCAGGAGAGGCCAAAAATTTCAAATCTGAATTGCAATCTATTATTAATTCGTCTGTACAAGTTTTAAATAAAACTATGCAGACGGAAGAATTCCAACAAAGATTAAGTTCATTAGAAAAAGAATACAACGAGCAGAGGGAAAAATTGTGGTCCGATCTAAGAAAACAGGCTCAATCTCTTGGTTTTATACTTGAGGCTTCTGAAAAAGGTATAGTCAGCGTTCCAGTGTATGACGGCAAAAAAATAAGCAGCTCAGAGTTTGAAAATCTTCCAGAAGAGATAAAGGAGTATTTTAGAAAAAATTCAGAGAAGTTGCGAGAATTAATTGAAAAAACTATGGTAAAGATCACGGAGATGGATAAAGAATACTGGGAGGAAGTTAAAAACTTACGACGCTATTGGGCTGCATTTAGCTTAGCTAAGCTTTTTGAACCCCTTGAAAAGAAATATCTCAAATATTCAGATGTTTTTGAATACCTTCAAAACTTAAAAGAAGACATAGCTTCTCATTTATCCCAATTAACTTCTGAAAATCAAAACCTAATAACTTATCTTAAAGAAAAAAGATACAATGTCAACATTGTAGTAGATAATTCTTATCTACAAGGTGCTCCTGTGATAGAAGAAGATAACCCCACTTTTTCAAATTTGGTTGGTAGAATAGAGTATTATTCCCAAATGGGACTTCTCCAAACTGATTTTACAATGATAAAATCGGGGGCTTTCCACAGGGCAAATGGTGGTTATTTAATCATGGAAGCGGAAAAAGTTTTAAGAAAACCTTACGCTTGGGAGGTAATTAAAAGGGTTTTATCTGAAAAAGAAGTAAAAATTGAAAATATTCAAACTGCTGAAGGCTATTCGAACGTTGAAAGTTTGGAACCAGAACCTTTATCTTTAACCGTTAAAGTAGTACTCATTGGAGAAGAATGGGTGTACGATTTATTAAGAGTTTACGATAGCGAATTCGAAAAACTTTTTCCTATAAAATCACAATTTGACTATGAGGCAGAGTTAAGTAACGAGAATTTAAATAAATTTTTAGCTTTCTTAAGCAACACAGTGGAAGAAAACGATATCTCACATTTTACAAAAGATGCGATTGAAGAGATAATCAAGTACAGTTGTAGGATGAATGGAAATAACAAAAGGTTCTCTTTAAAATTGGGGGAAATTAAGAATCTACTAATAGACTCTTGCAACATTTCTAGAAAAAATGGAACAAGCCCATATATAACCTCCAAAGATATAAAAGATACTATAAAGTTTAGAGAAAAGATGTTTTCATTTCATAAGAAAAAATTATTTAATGCAATTAAAGAACAAAAGATTGACATAAGAACTGAAGGCTCTGAAATTGGGCAAATAAATGGATTGACTGTTTTGGATACAGGAGATTTCACCTTTGGCCATCCAGTCAAAATAACAGCAAAAAGTTACAGATCCTCTTCTGAAAAAATCATAAATATACACAGGGATATTGATTTAAGCGGGAAAATATACAAAAAATCTTCATTGATAATAGAAAACTATTTCAAACATAAATTTTCTTCTTTTATAGAAACAGGCTTCGGCGTTTCTTTAAATTTTGAACAAGTTTACTCTATCATTGAAGGAGACAGCGCTACAATAGCAGAAACTCTGGCTTTAATGTCTTCTATAGCTAACATTCCATTGAAACAAAATATTGCCATCACCGGATCTATGAATCAAAGCGGAGAAGCTTTACCAGTCGGAGGAATAATCGAAAAAATAGAAGGATTTTACGACGCCTGTAAAAATCTCAATTTTACAGGAGACCAAGGGGTAATTATTCCAAGTAAGAATATTGATAATATTGTATTAAAAGACGAAATAAACGAAGATATACAAAATGGAAAGTTCTATATTTGGGCGATTGATAATATAGACGAAGCGATCGAACTAATGACAGATTACAAAGCAGGGACACCAAATGAAAACGGTGAATACGAAGAAGGCACATTTTATTACTATGTGAGTGAAAACCTCAAGAAATTATCAAAAGAAGAGAAAAAAGAAAAAGGCGAAAAAGAAAACAAATAAGCCAGATCAATCGGGTAGGAGGTAGATAATTAATTTATCTACCGTCCTCCCACACCACCGTACGTACCGTTCGGTATACGGCGGTTCAACAGAATTCATGCTTTAGGTTATACGTTTCCAGGATCGAAGTTAACCCCATTTTCTTAGTCCCTTCGCATCTTTCAAGATTCGAAACCTCCTGTTGTTCAGTCCTTCCTCATCTTCCAATGAGTACTATGACTTCTGCTGACTTCTCAAGATTCAGCCATACATTGCTGCATGGGTTGCCTTATCAGCGTATTCTTGAGATCTCCCCAGGTAAGTGCAATAACTTTCATCCCATCTATCCGCCAGATTTACTCCGTGAAGTTCTGGATAGCTATTGGACTTCGTTTTGAAATGCAAACTCGTCCACTTCACTTAGCCTTGTATCTGGTTCTTGTTCATCGGACCGGGACTTTGCCTTGGGCTTCCTTCAGATTCCACCTCACGATGGACACCCTTGCCTTCGACTAGTGGTTCCCGCTATCTGGTCCACAGCGGACTTTCACCGCTTAGCTATTGCGCATGCTGGGCGCACATTTTAAAATCCCCCATCGTATATAGATGGGGGATTTTAATTATAATCCATAAATTGCAGAAAACTTCTCTTTTATATAGTCAACAAAATATTTGGGATTAAGAGTTTCACCTGTAACCTTTTTCAAAAGTTCTTCTGGTTCGTACATTTTACCGTACTTATGGACATTCTCAACCATCCAGTTCAAAACTTCTTTTGAATCTCCTTTTTCTAT encodes:
- a CDS encoding Lon protease family protein — encoded protein: MKLTLSDFEIKIPDINIDNTSEIKIGSYQDYTIQTDACEILQFALESSNDSNNVFIVGPNRSGRRGMTRKIIERISLTQKAPQDLLYVFNFKEEKKPKLLKLPAGEAKNFKSELQSIINSSVQVLNKTMQTEEFQQRLSSLEKEYNEQREKLWSDLRKQAQSLGFILEASEKGIVSVPVYDGKKISSSEFENLPEEIKEYFRKNSEKLRELIEKTMVKITEMDKEYWEEVKNLRRYWAAFSLAKLFEPLEKKYLKYSDVFEYLQNLKEDIASHLSQLTSENQNLITYLKEKRYNVNIVVDNSYLQGAPVIEEDNPTFSNLVGRIEYYSQMGLLQTDFTMIKSGAFHRANGGYLIMEAEKVLRKPYAWEVIKRVLSEKEVKIENIQTAEGYSNVESLEPEPLSLTVKVVLIGEEWVYDLLRVYDSEFEKLFPIKSQFDYEAELSNENLNKFLAFLSNTVEENDISHFTKDAIEEIIKYSCRMNGNNKRFSLKLGEIKNLLIDSCNISRKNGTSPYITSKDIKDTIKFREKMFSFHKKKLFNAIKEQKIDIRTEGSEIGQINGLTVLDTGDFTFGHPVKITAKSYRSSSEKIINIHRDIDLSGKIYKKSSLIIENYFKHKFSSFIETGFGVSLNFEQVYSIIEGDSATIAETLALMSSIANIPLKQNIAITGSMNQSGEALPVGGIIEKIEGFYDACKNLNFTGDQGVIIPSKNIDNIVLKDEINEDIQNGKFYIWAIDNIDEAIELMTDYKAGTPNENGEYEEGTFYYYVSENLKKLSKEEKKEKGEKENK